Proteins encoded in a region of the Bombyx mori chromosome 23, ASM3026992v2 genome:
- the LOC101745927 gene encoding threonine aspartase 1 isoform X2 — protein MLIVGAGYHSENLRKEYQKTCNQACRKASEILKQGGNAVDAVEKAIIELENSPLSNAGYGSNLTWDGTVECDASLMNGQTLHFGACGAVSNVWNPITLAKNLCIKQCDSLSLGRVPPCILTGQGARSWAQRMGLEIVDDHKMISARAFRNFKHCKRKLKKYSIQNDVKFSPLDTVGAICVDINGVVAAGASSGGVSLKHEGRVGQAASFGSGVWALMSRDGIKSSVASCTSGCGEHLIRTQLAKNTAESLFESPSPTESLDKCLKKNFLHSPFLWDVPERLCGALALRHDPQTGDGEVLWGHTTKTMCVGYMSSETDRPKCIISHLPPNVEPGHKAVVSGHPFKIAIQESPVIQWEVAESNCNGYLS, from the exons atgcTTATTGTAGGCGCCGGATATCACAGTGAAAATTTAAGAAAAGAGTATCAGAAAACATGCAATCAGGCCTGCAGAAAAGCTAGCGAAATCTTAAAACAAGGTGGAAATGCTGTGGATGCAGTTGAAAAAGCCATAATTG aaTTGGAAAACAGTCCATTAAGCAATGCTGGTTATGGATCAAACCTAACTTGGGATGGTACTGTAGAGTGTGATGCATCACTTATGAATGGTCAAACTTTACATTTTGGAGCTTGTGGTGCTGTTTCAAATGTTTGGAATCCTATAACACTGGCCAAGAATCTTTGCATTAAACAATGTGACAGTTTGTCTTTGGGTAGAGTTCCACCTTGTATACTCACTGGACAAGGTGCCCGATCATGGGCACAAAGAATGGGCCTTGAAATTGTGGATGATCACAAAATGATTTCTGCAAGAGCATTTCGTAACTTTAAGCATTGCAagcgaaaacttaaaaagtaTTCAATACAAAATGATGTAAAATTTAGTCCTCTAGATACAGTAGGAGCAATTTGTGTGGACATTAATGGTGTTGTAGCAGCTGGTGCTAGTTCAGGAGGGGTTTCTTTAAAACATGAAGGTAGGGTCGGACAAGCTGCTTCTTTTGGAAGTGGGGTTTGGGCTTTAATGAGTAGAGATGGAATAAAGTCGTCTGTGGCATCATGCACATCAGGATGTGGGGAGCATTTAATAAGAACACAGCTTGCAAAAAACACAGCAGAAAGTTTGTTTGAGTCCCCATCCCCAACTGAAAGTCTAGATAAATGCctgaagaaaaattttttacattCACCATTCTTATGGGATGTACCCGAAAGACTGTGCGGAGCTTTAGCTCTAAGGCATGACCCACAAACTGGAGATGGTGAAGTTTTATGGGGTCACACAACTAAAACAATGTGCGTGGGTTACATGTCTTCGGAAACAGATAGACCAAAG TGCATTATCTCACATCTACCTCCAAATGTAGAGCCAGGACATAAGGCTGTTGTCTCGGGACATCCCTTTAAGATTGCAATTCAAGAGTCCCCAGTAATACAGTGGGAGGTGGCTGAATCAAACTGTAATGGATAtcttagttaa
- the LOC101745927 gene encoding threonine aspartase 1 isoform X1 — MNGFIAVHCGAGYHSENLRKEYQKTCNQACRKASEILKQGGNAVDAVEKAIIELENSPLSNAGYGSNLTWDGTVECDASLMNGQTLHFGACGAVSNVWNPITLAKNLCIKQCDSLSLGRVPPCILTGQGARSWAQRMGLEIVDDHKMISARAFRNFKHCKRKLKKYSIQNDVKFSPLDTVGAICVDINGVVAAGASSGGVSLKHEGRVGQAASFGSGVWALMSRDGIKSSVASCTSGCGEHLIRTQLAKNTAESLFESPSPTESLDKCLKKNFLHSPFLWDVPERLCGALALRHDPQTGDGEVLWGHTTKTMCVGYMSSETDRPKCIISHLPPNVEPGHKAVVSGHPFKIAIQESPVIQWEVAESNCNGYLS; from the exons ATGAATGGATTCATAGCCGTGCATTGCG GCGCCGGATATCACAGTGAAAATTTAAGAAAAGAGTATCAGAAAACATGCAATCAGGCCTGCAGAAAAGCTAGCGAAATCTTAAAACAAGGTGGAAATGCTGTGGATGCAGTTGAAAAAGCCATAATTG aaTTGGAAAACAGTCCATTAAGCAATGCTGGTTATGGATCAAACCTAACTTGGGATGGTACTGTAGAGTGTGATGCATCACTTATGAATGGTCAAACTTTACATTTTGGAGCTTGTGGTGCTGTTTCAAATGTTTGGAATCCTATAACACTGGCCAAGAATCTTTGCATTAAACAATGTGACAGTTTGTCTTTGGGTAGAGTTCCACCTTGTATACTCACTGGACAAGGTGCCCGATCATGGGCACAAAGAATGGGCCTTGAAATTGTGGATGATCACAAAATGATTTCTGCAAGAGCATTTCGTAACTTTAAGCATTGCAagcgaaaacttaaaaagtaTTCAATACAAAATGATGTAAAATTTAGTCCTCTAGATACAGTAGGAGCAATTTGTGTGGACATTAATGGTGTTGTAGCAGCTGGTGCTAGTTCAGGAGGGGTTTCTTTAAAACATGAAGGTAGGGTCGGACAAGCTGCTTCTTTTGGAAGTGGGGTTTGGGCTTTAATGAGTAGAGATGGAATAAAGTCGTCTGTGGCATCATGCACATCAGGATGTGGGGAGCATTTAATAAGAACACAGCTTGCAAAAAACACAGCAGAAAGTTTGTTTGAGTCCCCATCCCCAACTGAAAGTCTAGATAAATGCctgaagaaaaattttttacattCACCATTCTTATGGGATGTACCCGAAAGACTGTGCGGAGCTTTAGCTCTAAGGCATGACCCACAAACTGGAGATGGTGAAGTTTTATGGGGTCACACAACTAAAACAATGTGCGTGGGTTACATGTCTTCGGAAACAGATAGACCAAAG TGCATTATCTCACATCTACCTCCAAATGTAGAGCCAGGACATAAGGCTGTTGTCTCGGGACATCCCTTTAAGATTGCAATTCAAGAGTCCCCAGTAATACAGTGGGAGGTGGCTGAATCAAACTGTAATGGATAtcttagttaa